From Portunus trituberculatus isolate SZX2019 chromosome 50, ASM1759143v1, whole genome shotgun sequence, the proteins below share one genomic window:
- the LOC123499775 gene encoding dnaJ homolog subfamily C member 22-like — protein sequence MQYYEFYDDGDGSNEESVPKDVNPVGYIAGGDLDFKKRPRPRPVKKATKSIWIAYICWLLGGWCSLHLIYLRRERQALIWYTTFFGFAGVGIVRDFFRIPEYVRDINESNQYVEQLTSKMKKYKKPPFSLVRFVGQILTGNSWSFLLGAAVPREPIFGVSLVPLIHLAPVGAALAVWIIGNIGRERGNLKWAMIGALGVVPISFIHPPVTNFSAVTSTVLFNWKGKEWLRTPYPKIHICRRLATLFMCGLVFTSLWASHFYFNATVTDKNGDEIKMRDAAKNFINSPMFLEFKRNLGVLYSNILEYGWKTAWTNFIELLDPQGETHALKVLGLKKGASQEEIKSAYKELAREWHPDKHREKKEEANARFVEIQAAYERLSAIKNQRKLRNKLEEERYC from the exons ATGCAGTATTACGAATTCTACGATGATGGTGACGGTTCTAATGAGGAAAGCGTACCAAAAGACGTCAATCCAGTCGGGTACATTGCTGGTGGAGATCTGGATTTCAAAAAGAGACCCAGACCtag ACCTGTCAAAAAAGCTACTAAGAGCATTTGGATTGCATATATCTGCTGGTTGCTAGGAGGATGGTGCAGCTTACATTTGATTTACCTGAGACGGGAACGCCAG GCATTGATTTGGTACACAACTTTTTTTGGCTTTGCTGGAGTTGGAATAGTACGTGATTTCTTCCGCATCCCTGAATATGTCCGAGATATTAATGAAAGCAATCAATATGTTGAGCAACTAACatcaaagatgaagaagtacaaGAAG CCTCCATTCAGTTTGGTCCGATTTGTTGGCCAGATACTGACAGGGAATTCATGGAGTTTCCTTTTAGGGGCTGCAGTACCCAGGGAGCCAATATTTGGTGTGTCCCTTGTGCCACTCATTCATCTGGCTCCTGTAGGAGCAGCTTTAG CTGTGTGGATCATTGGAAATATAGGAAGGGAACGAGGGAACTTAAAATGGGCCATGATTGGTGCTTTGGGAGTTGTTCCCATCTCCTTCATCCACCCGCCTGTTACTAACTTCAGTGCAGTTACCTCTACCGTACTCTTCaattggaaaggaaaagaatggctAAGAACACCGTACCCAAAAATTCACATTTGCAG GCGTTTGGCAACCTTATTCATGTGTGGACTTGTATTCACAAGTCTGTGGGCATCTCATTTCTACTTCAATGCCACAGTCACAGACAAGAATGGAGATGAAATCAAGATGAGGGATGCTGCTAAGAATTTCATCAACTCTCCAATGTTCCTTGAGTTTAAGAGAAACTTGGGGGTGCTTTACAGTAACATATTGGAATATGGCTGGAAAACTGCTTGGACTAACTTTATTGAGCTCCTTGATCCACAAGGGGAAACACATGCTTTGAAG GTGTTGGGCTTGAAGAAAGGAGCCAGccaagaagaaattaaatctGCTTATAAAGAACTGGCTCGAGAATGGCATCCAGACAA GcacagagaaaagaaggaagaagccaATGCCAGATTTGTAGAAATACAGGCTGCATATGAAAGACTGTCTGCCATTAAGAATCAACGGAAATTAAGGAACAAACTGGAAGAAGAGAG
- the LOC123499739 gene encoding protein Mpv17-like isoform X1, giving the protein MGSILRAYSNLLSKFPTTMQCLQAGTLMGVGDASSQFFVEGKSFDEYEWRRTARFFAIGTFFVGPVLTKWYGLLDCKFGSGKGISAVKKVASDQLIFAPSFLGAFLSVLGITQGHSVAQIQQEIKTNYKDIILTNWSVWPAVQIINFSFVSLHHQVLVVQTFAVFWNTYLAWKTNRSQ; this is encoded by the exons ATGGGTTCTATTCTCAGAGCATATTCAAACCTATTAAGTAAATTCCCCACTACAATGCAGTGTCTTCAGGCAG GTACGTTGATGGGAGTTGGAGATGCCAGTTCCCAGTTCTTTGTTGAAGGCAAGTCATTCGATGAATATGAATGGAGGAGAACTGCACGCTTCTTTGCTATCGGCACCTTCTTTGTT GGTCCTGTGCTGACAAAATGGTATGGTCTCCTTGATTGCAAGTTTGGTTCTGGGAAAGGAATTTCTGCTGTTAAGAAGGTGGCTTCAGATCAGCTGATCTTTGCACCATCTTTCCTTGGAGCATTTTTATCTGTGCTGGGCATCACACAGGGCCACTCAGTTGCTCAAatacaacaagaaataaagacaaactaCAAAGACATTATTCTAACCAATTGGAGT GTATGGCCAGCAGTGCAGATCATCAACTTTTCCTTTGTATCTCTTCACCATCAGGTTTTAGTGGTGCAAACTTTTGCTGTATTCTGGAATACTTATCTGGCATGGAAGACAAATAGGAGCCAGTAG
- the LOC123499739 gene encoding protein Mpv17-like isoform X2: MGVGDASSQFFVEGKSFDEYEWRRTARFFAIGTFFVGPVLTKWYGLLDCKFGSGKGISAVKKVASDQLIFAPSFLGAFLSVLGITQGHSVAQIQQEIKTNYKDIILTNWSVWPAVQIINFSFVSLHHQVLVVQTFAVFWNTYLAWKTNRSQ, translated from the exons ATGGGAGTTGGAGATGCCAGTTCCCAGTTCTTTGTTGAAGGCAAGTCATTCGATGAATATGAATGGAGGAGAACTGCACGCTTCTTTGCTATCGGCACCTTCTTTGTT GGTCCTGTGCTGACAAAATGGTATGGTCTCCTTGATTGCAAGTTTGGTTCTGGGAAAGGAATTTCTGCTGTTAAGAAGGTGGCTTCAGATCAGCTGATCTTTGCACCATCTTTCCTTGGAGCATTTTTATCTGTGCTGGGCATCACACAGGGCCACTCAGTTGCTCAAatacaacaagaaataaagacaaactaCAAAGACATTATTCTAACCAATTGGAGT GTATGGCCAGCAGTGCAGATCATCAACTTTTCCTTTGTATCTCTTCACCATCAGGTTTTAGTGGTGCAAACTTTTGCTGTATTCTGGAATACTTATCTGGCATGGAAGACAAATAGGAGCCAGTAG